Proteins found in one Campylobacter lari genomic segment:
- a CDS encoding alkylphosphonate utilization protein: MPKDANGTELNAGDSVSVVKDLKVKGASTTLKRGTTIKNIKLTNKDTEIEAKVDKFGVIVLKTEFLKKI; encoded by the coding sequence ATGCCAAAAGATGCAAATGGAACCGAGCTTAATGCAGGTGATAGTGTAAGTGTTGTGAAAGATTTAAAGGTTAAAGGTGCAAGCACTACTTTAAAACGTGGTACAACTATAAAAAATATTAAACTTACAAATAAAGATACTGAAATTGAAGCCAAGGTAGATAAATTCGGTGTGATTGTTTTAAAAACTGAATTTCTTAAAAAAATATAG
- the thyX gene encoding FAD-dependent thymidylate synthase, producing MKITLLNYTPLSVCSHATRTCWQSFDKGDCGGEKDKELIDRVGNKFKHASTLEHLNYTFYIQGISRACLQEVARHRHTSPSVKSTRYTLKELRNESEFKENDFENAKRYLVLTGNEVVDNASIKALENLRLILQNSISLDIAKYCLPESYKTELTLTINARSLQNFISLRSSKSALWEIRNLANALFENLPEEHQFIFKHCVYQEENSQD from the coding sequence ATGAAAATCACATTATTAAACTATACTCCACTTTCTGTATGCTCTCATGCAACAAGAACATGTTGGCAAAGTTTTGATAAAGGCGATTGTGGTGGTGAAAAAGACAAAGAATTAATCGATCGAGTAGGAAATAAATTCAAACATGCTTCAACCTTAGAGCATTTAAACTATACTTTTTATATACAAGGTATTTCAAGAGCATGTTTACAAGAAGTCGCAAGACACCGCCACACTAGTCCTAGTGTAAAAAGTACAAGATATACTTTAAAAGAGCTAAGAAATGAAAGCGAATTTAAAGAAAATGACTTTGAAAATGCTAAAAGATACTTAGTATTAACCGGAAATGAAGTGGTGGATAATGCAAGTATCAAAGCTTTAGAAAATTTGCGTCTGATTTTGCAAAATAGCATTAGTTTAGACATAGCAAAATACTGCTTACCAGAAAGCTATAAAACAGAATTAACTTTAACGATTAATGCAAGGAGTTTGCAAAATTTTATTAGTTTAAGAAGCTCAAAATCAGCTCTTTGGGAAATAAGAAATTTAGCAAATGCTTTATTTGAAAACTTGCCTGAGGAACATCAATTTATTTTCAAACATTGTGTTTATCAAGAAGAAAATTCCCAAGATTGA
- a CDS encoding CTP synthase, with protein sequence MKLKQTKYIFVTGGVLSSLGKGIAAASIATILKNSGLKVSILKADPYINVDPGTMSPLEHGEVFVTDDGAETDLDLGHYERFLNESLSQDNNFTTGRVYQSVIEKERRGDYLGKTIQVIPHIVDEIKDRIKKAGVDKDILIVEIGGTVGDIEGLPFLEAIRALKLEVGKYNAINIHLTLVPFIKAAGELKTKPTQHSVGELRRIGISPDMIICRSEKSLDRELKDKIAISCGVEKNCVIESVDAASIYQIPLNFLKQDILNSIASLLDLQNLKPNMNEWDSLVKRVIAPSNELSIAFVGKYVDLKESYKSLTEAIIHAGAALDARVNLKWIDSEKLENANVEESFKDVSGILVAGGFGYRGVEGKIKAIQYARENKIPFLGICLGMQLSLVEFARNVLKLEDANSHEFNPNCKNPIIFLIDEFIDTSGEKQIRTSKTPLGGTMRLGAYECYIKPNTLLSKVYDNQKSIKERHRHRYEANPKYKEMFEKNGLIISGENEGLVEAVELKDHPFFLAVQFHPEFTSRLVRVNPSIFSFIKASLTNHAK encoded by the coding sequence ATGAAATTAAAACAAACTAAGTATATTTTTGTAACCGGTGGTGTTTTAAGCTCATTAGGAAAAGGTATAGCAGCAGCTTCTATAGCTACGATTTTAAAAAATTCAGGATTAAAAGTTAGTATTTTAAAAGCAGATCCTTATATCAATGTAGATCCTGGTACGATGAGTCCTTTAGAGCATGGGGAAGTTTTTGTTACAGATGATGGAGCTGAGACAGATTTAGACTTAGGACATTATGAGAGATTTTTAAATGAGAGCTTATCTCAGGATAATAACTTTACTACAGGAAGAGTTTATCAAAGTGTTATAGAAAAAGAAAGAAGAGGAGATTACTTAGGAAAAACCATACAAGTAATTCCTCATATAGTTGATGAGATAAAAGATCGCATTAAAAAGGCTGGAGTTGATAAAGATATTTTAATTGTTGAAATAGGTGGTACAGTAGGAGATATAGAAGGCTTACCATTTTTAGAAGCTATTAGAGCTTTAAAGCTTGAAGTGGGTAAATATAATGCTATTAATATTCACTTAACTTTAGTGCCATTTATCAAAGCAGCAGGAGAGCTTAAAACAAAACCAACTCAACATAGCGTGGGAGAATTACGCCGTATAGGTATAAGCCCTGATATGATTATTTGCAGAAGTGAAAAATCTTTAGATAGAGAGTTAAAAGACAAAATTGCAATTTCATGTGGAGTTGAAAAAAACTGTGTTATAGAAAGTGTGGATGCAGCTAGTATTTATCAAATTCCACTAAATTTCTTAAAACAAGATATTTTAAACTCTATTGCAAGTTTATTAGATCTTCAAAATTTAAAGCCAAATATGAATGAATGGGATTCTTTGGTAAAAAGAGTCATCGCTCCAAGTAATGAACTCAGCATTGCTTTTGTAGGAAAATATGTAGATTTAAAAGAAAGCTATAAAAGCTTAACAGAAGCCATTATCCATGCAGGTGCAGCACTTGATGCGAGAGTAAATTTAAAATGGATTGATAGTGAAAAATTAGAAAATGCAAATGTCGAAGAAAGTTTTAAAGATGTAAGTGGGATTTTAGTAGCAGGTGGTTTTGGCTACCGTGGGGTAGAAGGAAAAATCAAAGCCATACAATATGCAAGAGAAAATAAAATTCCATTTTTAGGAATTTGTTTGGGTATGCAGCTTTCTTTAGTGGAATTTGCACGCAATGTTTTAAAACTTGAAGATGCAAATTCTCATGAGTTTAATCCAAATTGTAAAAATCCTATCATCTTTTTGATTGATGAATTTATTGATACAAGTGGAGAAAAGCAAATTAGAACAAGCAAAACTCCACTTGGTGGAACTATGCGTCTTGGGGCTTATGAGTGTTATATCAAGCCAAATACACTTTTAAGTAAGGTTTATGATAATCAAAAAAGCATAAAAGAACGCCACCGTCACCGCTATGAAGCTAATCCAAAATATAAAGAAATGTTTGAGAAAAATGGGCTTATTATAAGCGGGGAAAATGAAGGTCTGGTTGAAGCTGTGGAGCTTAAAGATCACCCATTTTTCTTAGCAGTACAGTTTCACCCTGAATTTACTTCACGCTTAGTTAGAGTTAATCCGTCTATTTTTTCTTTTATTAAGGCATCTTTAACAAATCATGCTAAATAA